The Methanomassiliicoccales archaeon genomic interval CCTTGGCGTTGTGGCACCGGGCGATGGCCCCATGGCGCTGCCTCAGGATCTTATCCTTCAACCCTTCAAGCTCCCGTACCTCGTTCATGACCGGATCGAGCACGATGACCTGTTTGTTGGTCTCGATGGCCACCTCGAGCGGGTGGAAGTTCCCGCTGCCAATGTAGATGTATTGTTCCACCTCATGGTCGATGTTGGTGGCCGCAGTGACGTTGCAGCCGAGCACTTGACCTTCACGGTTGAGACGGCTATCCCCCATGCCCACCTTGACGGTCTTGCCATGTTCGTTGAGCCAACGGGTGGCTTCAGGCAATTGTCTCAGGTGCTGGATGGTGGTGAAGAGCCCGATCCTTTCCTTAAGCCTGGGGGCTGCCTTCTCCAACAGATCAGTGACGTCAAAATCAAATCCCACCTCGATGAAAAGGACCCGGTCGCCGACATTCATCGACGGTATCTCAGCATGGCCGATATGGACCAGGACGTCGCCCAGGTTCCGATACTCGGAATAGACATCACATGCCCCGTAGCACGGGTCTCCGAGGATCAGACATTTGGCCGAGGTCCTGGACTCGATCT includes:
- the dph2 gene encoding diphthamide biosynthesis enzyme Dph2, with translation MGAPLSEPERPMYDFHFEDIAKFVTRKGARSVVLQMPEGLKVYAQQISAEIESRTSAKCLILGDPCYGACDVYSEYRNLGDVLVHIGHAEIPSMNVGDRVLFIEVGFDFDVTDLLEKAAPRLKERIGLFTTIQHLRQLPEATRWLNEHGKTVKVGMGDSRLNREGQVLGCNVTAATNIDHEVEQYIYIGSGNFHPLEVAIETNKQVIVLDPVMNEVRELEGLKDKILRQRHGAIARCHNAKEFLIIVSSKLGQNRLSMALDISDKLRAKGLGSNIIVMNEVRPDYLLPYQADVYVSTACPRLAIDDYLRYPKPIITPMELEIVLGERSWEQYRMDTILG